From the genome of Leishmania donovani BPK282A1 complete genome, chromosome 10, one region includes:
- a CDS encoding thymidylate kinase-like protein encodes MRAVVFSDVSSAELGEHIRAIASTSYAEVVYVDVSESSEADLATAWHTRYGGASHAPPAARDELDDLKNTFVCYLTEQKTLEDSDVVYAVFVAEVPTLVLTPSVTLTPLMHTTADGSVSARKAAIESLFSVAPSSSSAEVIVIEGGDGAGKETQTGLLVRRVHAAGDEVHALDFPNEKGLYGGLVRAVLSGRKGSISELNPQLFSFLYSLNRFGCARQLHFWLRRGSSVVLDRYYTANFGHQASKLPPEEREAFISDLEFMEVEWLGLPRATYVLYLDLPPAAALEAMRRDSTRKQLDIHETAGSDYKERVRQTYRWCCEHLPGWHHIECFDDDGRRLTREEVHASITSHLRDAGSRAIGAPS; translated from the coding sequence ATGCGCGCGGTTGTCTTCAGCGATGTCTCCTCTGCAGAACTGGGAGAGCATATCAGAgccatcgcctccacgtcGTATGCCGAGGTAGTGTATGTCGATGTTTCTGAAAGCTCTGAGGCGGACCTGGCAACGGCGTGGCATACGCGCTATGGTGGGGCGTCGCACGCTCCACCAGCTGCTCGTGACGAGCTGGATGATTTGAAGAACACCTTCGTGTGCTATCTGACCGAACAGAAGACCCTCGAGGACTCTGATGTAGTGTACGCTGTTTTCGTAGCGGAGGTGCCTACTCTTGTCCTGACTCCATCCGTGACGCTGACACCGCTGATGCACACGACAGCAGACGGTAGTGTGTCTGCCAGAAAAGCGGCCATCGAATCGTTGTTTTCAGTGGCGCCGTCATCATCCTCTGCGGAAGTGATCGTCATTgagggcggcgatggcgccggcaAGGAGACACAGACAGGGCTCCTGGTGCGGCGAGTCCACGCAGCTGGCGACGAGGTTCACGCGCTGGATTTCCCCAACGAGAAGGGCCTGTACGGGGGGCTTGTGCGGGCGGTGCTTTCGGGCAGGAAAGGGTCCATTAGCGAACTTAACCCGCAGCTCTTCAGCTTCCTTTACTCCCTTAACCGGTTCGGCTGTGCTCGCCAGCTGCACTTTTGGCTGCGACGAGGCAGCTCTGTGGTGCTGGATCGGTACTACACGGCGAATTTCGGGCATCAGGCCTCCAAGTTACCCCCAGAAGAGCGGGAGGCATTCATAAGCGACCTGGAGTTCATGGAGGTGGAGTGGCTCGGTCTGCCCAGGGCGACGTATGTTTTGTACTTGGATCTAccgcccgccgcggcccTCGAGGCAATGAGGCGGGATTCGACCCGGAAGCAGCTTGATATTCACGAGACTGCTGGCAGTGACTACAAGGAAAGGGTTCGCCAAACATACAGGTGGTGTTGCGAACACCTGCCAGGCTGGCATCATATTGAGTGCTTCGACGATGACGGGCGACGTCTCACACGAGAGGAGGTGCATGCTTCCATCACGAGCCATTTGCGGGACGCCGGCTCACGTGCGATTGGCGCTCCATCGTAA
- a CDS encoding folate/biopterin transporter, putative, whose translation MREHLCTPEKVQPAMRLLASVAAGRAGLSRTDIRLLFVFFAEKLAQQELQTTALSSLALLISYIREQHECDEEWFKIVGTPFTEYVRVQQLPLHSRKQCFCIMSFLFTEKTMDLCDGNILAALLELIDGESDPELVLLTFDLHVVAATRSTREAFATVVDDYFESVSSYFPVVFSQPPGCKVTKTDLRTGLKRCLCLAVYKELCIPFMQSKLTSPSTSVKEDVLDVLLTCFDTYSSQDLVPHCRSLVLHMKSEVIKLSSFADRASNATLTKCLLMSCEVLGRVSKQCSAKTQSEALEIFGPVVEGVLAALSADPPTCSAYGTMVVHVLTGSWNCCLFVASYLFSMLAMSIEGAERPANAFILLAALASGMLDGLDAFPGETHKEQLRTSIERTTPMVVETVTGCSQRWRAAGDETCIDDFTLMCGCEFLVCVLKLSAAIEPWMPAATASEGVDALVWVALHHTAEVSAKVCRLLREYAAVDALQVQEALSRLLCNPSAPPEQALNIACELARTSLAALLLVFGDGFFSTTCEWIRGMAAGQRAAALQKALQHFGRALQDGAADRMTALLGRDDVSPEFFECACLVASNLSGDTCGQQLSTEGALSLLGIAAVVSGRTHLHCVLYNWANTAAQFVGLTTSDHQAWRRVGMEGITGMLMNKVFPEDTQALLTRVSRGHLNVGVAILWGKLLADRADGGEAAAPPPGELVSSFLYQHLGVATSASCCDRAAVQEAFSYVPFLATQVGGRPSLLQLLLGSEMSHSERPNHALCSALHCLVDKETEERVQACLVDLLAMVRKLTSSGADNERALARALLFSVDAKCGGSVALARSVLFNDSSVQALLEGTKDASLTVRCRSLHLIRSLARGALLLMGNCSQEEKAELARARDHILLVTKRSLGDHKRRVRQASVACRHEWFKVK comes from the coding sequence ATGCGGGAGCACTTGTGCACACCGGAGAAGGTGCAGCCGGCGATGCGGTTGCTCGCATCCGTGGCTGCTGGTCGGGCTGGTCTCAGCAGGACCGATATTAGGCTTCTGTTTGTATTTTTCGCGGAGAAGCTGGCACAGCAGGAGCTCCAGACAACGGCCCTGAgctcgctggcgctgctcatcTCGTATATCAGAGAACAGCATGAGTGCGACGAGGAGTGGTTCAAGATTGTTGGCACACCCTTCACAGAGTATGTGCGCGTCCAGCAACTGCCTCTTCACAGTCGCAAGCAGTGCTTTTGCATCATGTCTTTTTTGTTCACCGAGAAAACTATGGACCTCTGCGATGGCAATAtcctggcggcgctgcttgaGCTGATCGATGGTGAGAGTGACCCCGAGCTAGTATTGCTGACGTTTGACTTGCACGTGGTGGCAGCGACTCGCTCCACAAGAGAGGCATTCGCCACCGTTGTCGACGACTATTTCGAGAGCGTTTCCAGCTACTTCCCTGTGGTGTTCTCGCAGCCGCCGGGCTGCAAGGTGACCAAGACAGACCTGCGGACGGGCTTGAAGCGGTGTCTCTGCCTCGCCGTTTACAAGGAGCTCTGCATCCCGTTCATGCAGAGCAAGCTGACCTCTCCGTCCACCTCCGTCAAAGAGGACGTACTTGATGTTCTGCTCACGTGCTTCGACACGTACTCCTCACAGGATTTGGTGCCGCACTGCCGATCGCTCGTGCTTCACATGAAGAGCGAAGTGATCAAACTGTCGTCCTTTGCTGACCGCGCATCGAACGCGACGTTGACTAAGTGCCTGCTCATGAGCTGTGAAGTTCTCGGTCGAGTGAGCAAGCAGTGCAGTGCCAAAACGCAGTCGGAAGCGCTAGAGATCTTTGGACCCGTGGTGGAGGGGGTTTTGGCCGCTCTCTCCGCCGACCCGCCCACCTGCTCAGCCTATGGAACAATGGTGGTTCACGTCCTCACAGGGTCGTGGAATTGCTGCCTCTTTGTCGCCTCATATCTGTTCTCGATGCTCGCAATGTCCATCGAAGGGGCGGAGCGCCCAGCCAACGCGTTTATCCTGCTCGCTGCCCTTGCCAGCGGCATGCTCGACGGCTTGGATGCGTTTCCCGGCGAAACCCACAAGGAGCAACTCCGAACTAGTATCGAGAGAACCACCCCAATGGTTGTGGAGACAGTGACAGGCTGCTCGCAGAGGTGGCGCGCCGCGGGCGACGAGACGTGCATAGATGATTTTACTCTCATGTGCGGTTGCGAGttcctcgtgtgtgtgctgaaACTGTCTGCCGCCATTGAGCCTTggatgccggcggcgacggcgtccgAGGGAGTCGACGCCCTTGTGTGGGTGGCGCTGCATCACACGGCTGAGGTCTCCGCAAAGGTGTGCCGGTTGCTGCGCGAGTACGCCGCTgtggatgcgctgcaggtgcaaGAAGCGCTATCGCGCCTTCTTTGCAacccgtcggcgccgcctgAGCAGGCACTGAATATCGCGTGCGAACTGGCGAGGACCTCACTGGCAGCGCTTCTCCTCGTATTTGGCGATGGCTTCTTCTCCACAACGTGCGAGTGGATTCGAGGAATGGCAGCAGGGCAGCGGGCGGCGGCTCTGCAGAAGGCACTGCAGCACTTCGGGCGAGCGCTGCAGGATGGCGCCGCGGATCGCATGACAGCGTTGCTGGGCCGTGACGACGTGTCTCCTGAATTCTTTGAGTGCGCATGCCTTGTGGCTTCGAATCTGAGTGGCGACACCTGTGGACAGCAGCTGTCCACAGAGGGAGCTCTCTCCTTGCTTGGAATCGCGGCGGTAGTGAGCGGGCGCACACACCTTCACTGCGTGCTGTACAACTGGGCAAACACGGCGGCACAGTTTGTGGGTCTCACGACTTCCGACCACCAAGCGTGGCGTCGGGTAGGGATGGAAGGCATTACGGGGATGCTTATGAACAAGGTTTTCCCAGAGGACACACAAGCATTGCTCACTCGCGTGTCAAGGGGGCACCTCAATGTGGGGGTTGCCATTCTGTGGGGCAAGCTGCTCGCCGACCGCGCTGACGgtggtgaggcggcggcgccaccgcctggcGAGCTGGTGTCTTCCTTCCTGTATCAGCACCTGGGGGTAGCAACTTCTGCCTCGTGTTGCGAccgcgcagcggtgcaggaGGCCTTCTCGTACGTACCGTTCTTGGCCACTCAAGTAGGTGGCCGCCCGTCCCTCTTGCAGCTGCTCTTGGGGTCTGAAATGAGTCATTCGGAGCGGCCCAATCACGCGCTGTGCTCAGCGCTCCATTGCCTCGTTGATAAAGAGACAGAGGAGCGAGTGCAGGCCTGTCTCGTAGACCTTTTGGCAATGGTGCGCAAactcaccagcagcggcgcagacaaCGAGCGTGCGCTGGCTCGCGCCCTGCTCTTCAGCGTCGACGCCAAGTGCGGCGGGAGTGTTGCGTTGGCTCGCTCTGTGCTCTTCAACGATTCAagtgtgcaggcgctgcttgAGGGCACCAAAGACGCGTCTCTTACtgtgcggtgccgcagcttGCACCTCATTAGGTCTCTCGCCCGTGGCGCGTTGTTGTTGATGGGGAACTGCTCtcaagaggagaaggcggaactggcgcgcgcacgcgaccATATCCTTCTTGTCACGAAGCGGTCTCTAGGGGATCACAAGCGAAGGGTTCGCCAGGCGTCAGTTGCGTGCCGGCATGAATGGTTCAAGGTGAAATAG
- a CDS encoding dehydrogenase-like protein, with translation MIHVGNCYIPWEVFTLAELRAVSCQIVLLAIWGAVVGPLCRRGVAGVAFLACYTVGMFFFQRRLASGLPVRFLSLRAWRSSPENFRKTSAFLKALKSKTPAAGVSAEGFGARPVVVMTGGERGIGEEVVHQLLREGVDVILCCPFEAEALRTIARLKACVSNSRVHFAKLDLNDEESVRGCAAEVLGMTPRIDVLINNAGLVSPFAYRLNKRGYEVVLSINFLGHVLFTELLLERVKASGPSRIVNVASLMHLDACVPGPCKTALDVMAANCDPTSPHHTHNYSLSKLLLVCYTRDLARHLRGTDTAVVALHPGVVLTDIYAFGAIFMKAFLRTVFKFPGEGAEVVLYCALADNIRSGSFYADCAEYNSLLSPLAVDDAHNERLRRVLLRYFALDGSKPTGKLLADVVQSTP, from the coding sequence ATGATACACGTGGGCAACTGCTATATTCCGTGGGAAGTGTTCACgctcgcggagctgcgcgctgtCTCTTGCCAAATTGTCTTACTCGCCATTTGGGGTGCTGTGGTGGGCCCactttgccgccgcggcgttgcTGGGGTCGCTTTCTTGGCTTGCTACACGGTCGGCATGTTCTTCTTCCAACGGCGCCTCGCCTCCGGACTCCCGGTgcgctttctttctctgcgtgcATGGCGGTCGTCGCCCGAAAACTTCAGAAAGACGTCGGCGTTCCTGAAGGCGCTGAAATCAAAGACACCCGCTGCCGGTGTTTCAGCGGAGGGATTTGGTGCGCGCCCGGTTGTGGTGATGACCGGTGGAGAACGTGGAATCGGCGAAGAGGTTGTGCACCAGCTTCTGCGCGAGGGCGTGGACGTTATCCTTTGCTGCCCATTCgaagcggaggcgctgcgcaccatCGCGAGGCTGAAAGCTTGCGTCTCGAATTCGCGGGTGCATTTTGCGAAGCTGGACCTCAACGACGAGGAAAgtgtgcgcgggtgtgccgcggaggtgctggGTATGACGCCGCGGATTGACGTGCTCATCAACAACGCCGGATTGGTCAGCCCGTTCGCGTACAGGCTGAACAAGCGCGGCTACGAGGTGGTACTGTCGATCAACTTTCTCGGCCACGTTCTCTTCACAGAGCTCCTGCTGGAGCGGGTGAAGGCAAGTGGCCCCTCCCGCATTGTCAACGTGGCATCGCTCATGCATCtcgatgcgtgtgtgccaggTCCATGCAAGACCGCGCTCGACGTCATGGCCGCCAACTGCGACCCCACATCACCCCATCACACGCACAACTACAGCCTTTCGAAGTTGCTCCTCGTGTGCTACACCCGCGATTTGGCGAGGCATCTCCGCGGAACGGACACTGCGGTGGTAGCGCTGCACCCGGGTGTGGTGCTCACGGACATCTACGCCTTTGGGGCCATCTTTATGAAGGCCTTCTTACGGACAGTGTTCAAGTTTCCTGGTGAGGGCGCCGAGGTGGTCCTCTACTGCGCCTTGGCGGACAATATTCGCAGTGGATCTTTCTACGCGGACTGCGCGGAGTACAACAgtctcctctctccgctcGCTGTCGATGACGCACACAACGAGCGCCTCCgacgcgtgctgctgcgctactTTGCACTGGACGGCTCCAAGCCGACTGGCAAGTTGCTAGCGGATGTCGTGCAGTCGACGCCGTGA